One region of Centropristis striata isolate RG_2023a ecotype Rhode Island chromosome 3, C.striata_1.0, whole genome shotgun sequence genomic DNA includes:
- the fezf2 gene encoding fez family zinc finger protein 2, translated as MASSASLETVMSCGRTGPSAAPKTLAFSIDRIMSKSSEPKGSAEERTEGKKLLGLCSPIPCMIPLQPFSYDLQAKALMNYSELWRASFRGTFCGSAAAPCKGNCGICSKAEPGLKQPLLTSGSRVVKPQVIHQAVAVPSGGSLYYFNYLDSAYQQSDLLAGHWFSNPQAQASLSAHHRLLLLENAKLAGVGADKLPTPQYPHKEHLPGQLDQIVKENHGLGAEKNAVKTHSSKLSSSGSSAADGKPKNFTCEVCGKVFNAHYNLTRHMPVHTGARPFVCKVCGKGFRQASTLCRHKIIHTQEKPHKCNQCGKAFNRSSTLNTHVRIHAGYKPFVCEFCGKGFHQKGNYKNHKLTHSGEKQYKCSICNKAFHQIYNLTFHMHTHNDKKPFTCNTCGKGFCRNFDLKKHIRKLHDSVFSAATEASREVQS; from the exons atggcaAGTTCTGCTTCCCTGGAGACGGTGATGTCTTGCGGCAGAACCGGGCCGTCCGCCGCTCCCAAGACCCTCGCCTTCTCCATAGACCGGATCATGTCCAAGAGCTCGGAGCCGAAGGGGAGCGCGGAGGAGCGGACGGAGGGGAAGAAGCTGCTGGGGCTGTGCTCCCCGATCCCCTGCATGATCCCGCTGCAGCCCTTCAGCTACGACCTCCAAGCCAAGGCGTTAATGAACTACTCGGAACTGTGGAGAGCCAGTTTCAGAGGGACTTTTTGCGGTTCCGCAGCCGCACCGTGTAAAGGCAACTGCGGCATCTGCAGCAAAGCGGAGCCGGGCTTGAAGCAGCCGCTGCTGACGTCGGGAAGCAGGGTGGTGAAACCGCAGGTCATCCACCAGGCCGTGGCAGTGCCCAGCGGCGGCTCGCTTTACTATTTCAACTACCTGGACTCTGCGTACCAGCAGTCGGATCTGTTGGCCGGACACTGGTTCTCCAACCCGCAGGCCCAGGCCTCTCTGTCGGCGCACCACAGACTCTTACTGCTGGAGAACGCCAAACTGGCCGGGGTAGGGGCCGACAAGCTGCCCACACCTCAGTACCCGCACAAGGAACATCTGCCGGGACAGCTGGACCAGATAGTGAAGGAGAACCACGGCCTGGGCGCCGAAAAGAACGCTGTCAAGACGCACAGCAGCAAACTCAGCAGCAGCGGCTCCAGCGCTGCGGACGGAAAACCCAAAAACTTCACGTGTGAAGTGTGTGGAAAG GTTTTTAACGCACATTACAATCTGACCAGACACATGCCGGTGCACACCGGGGCCCGGCCCTTCGTGTGTAAAGTGTGCGGGAAAGGGTTCCGGCAGGCCAGCACGCTGTGCAGACACAagatcatacacacacag GAAAAGCCTCATAAATGCAACCAGTGTGGGAAGGCTTTCAACAGGAGCTCCACACTCAACACTCACGTGCGGATCCACGCCGGGTACAAACCTTTCGTGTGTGAGTTCTGCGGCAAAGGTTTCCACCAGAAAG GAAACTACAAGAACCACAAGCTGACGCACAGCGGGGAGAAGCAGTACAAGTGCTCCATCTGCAACAAGGCCTTCCACCAGATCTACAACCTGACCTtccacatgcacacgcacaatGACAAGAAGCCCTTCACCTGCAACACCTGCGGCAAGGGTTTCTGTCGCAACTTTGACCTGAAGAAACACATCAGGAAGCTGCATGACAGCGTCTTCTCTGCGGCTACAGAGGCCTCCAGAGAGGTGCAGAGCTGA